The Kocuria sp. TGY1127_2 genome includes a window with the following:
- a CDS encoding class F sortase gives MMADFLAGGRGFLRVSAAAAVLLVSACAPDPGQGTATPEPSDATPATSQSPNNESSASTPEPTHSDPTSPEPTRTETQGGGGAVLKSSRPTSLRIPSIGVDTKPLRLGLNKNHRLEVPPGDPGSPAGWYDQSPTPGERGPSVFLGHVNATDGGDGVFADLRSLKSGDQVTVAREDGSEARFTVKKGKAYSKDRFPTAEVYGHTDDAQLRLITCDGYDASSGLFDDNYVVYASLDRQK, from the coding sequence ATGATGGCTGATTTCTTGGCTGGCGGCCGCGGATTCCTCAGGGTCTCCGCGGCTGCCGCTGTCCTGCTGGTATCGGCCTGTGCCCCAGACCCGGGACAAGGCACAGCCACGCCCGAGCCGTCCGACGCTACGCCGGCGACATCGCAGTCACCCAACAACGAGTCCTCGGCATCTACTCCGGAACCAACGCACAGCGACCCGACTTCCCCGGAACCGACAAGGACCGAGACACAAGGCGGTGGGGGAGCGGTCCTGAAATCTTCGCGCCCGACCTCACTGCGAATTCCCTCGATCGGGGTCGATACCAAGCCTCTCAGACTCGGCCTGAACAAGAACCATCGACTCGAGGTGCCCCCGGGCGATCCTGGTTCACCGGCAGGCTGGTACGACCAATCACCGACGCCAGGAGAGCGCGGCCCGTCCGTATTCCTCGGTCACGTCAACGCGACGGATGGGGGAGACGGGGTCTTCGCGGACCTTCGGTCGTTGAAATCAGGGGACCAGGTCACGGTGGCTCGGGAAGACGGCTCCGAAGCCCGATTCACGGTCAAGAAGGGCAAGGCGTATTCGAAGGACCGATTCCCGACCGCCGAAGTCTACGGCCACACGGATGACGCCCAATTGCGTCTGATCACCTGCGACGGTTACGACGCCTCTTCCGGCCTCTTCGACGACAATTACGTGGTCTACGCGAGTCTGGACCGCCAAAAATAA
- a CDS encoding sigma-70 family RNA polymerase sigma factor produces MSSTSDTPGDADGAPRRVVNDADEAYRAEKLARSAQGDESAFADLYDATVSVVYGVVIRLLRSSDLAAEIVQEVYLMAWQQAEKFDPARGTTKAWLCTMAHRRAVDRIRSSTRRRDREEHYQADEQATASEDPTWEGVESGLDSEDVQTGLAQVSEVQRQALNLVYFRGLSHQEVAEHLKIPLGTAKSRIRDGLVSLRTVLGEQW; encoded by the coding sequence GTGAGTTCGACGTCAGATACCCCGGGGGATGCTGACGGAGCGCCGAGAAGAGTCGTGAACGATGCGGATGAAGCCTATCGGGCCGAAAAGCTCGCCCGTAGCGCCCAGGGCGATGAATCCGCTTTTGCTGACCTCTACGATGCCACCGTCTCGGTGGTCTATGGTGTCGTGATTCGATTGCTGCGCTCCAGTGACCTTGCCGCCGAGATCGTTCAAGAGGTTTATCTCATGGCATGGCAGCAAGCGGAGAAGTTCGACCCCGCTCGGGGAACGACCAAAGCATGGCTGTGCACCATGGCCCATCGTCGAGCCGTGGACAGAATCCGCTCCAGCACCCGCCGACGTGACCGCGAGGAGCATTATCAGGCCGATGAACAGGCCACTGCCTCCGAGGATCCGACCTGGGAAGGTGTGGAGTCGGGCTTGGACAGCGAAGACGTGCAGACGGGGCTTGCGCAGGTGAGCGAGGTTCAGAGACAGGCCTTGAATCTGGTGTACTTCCGAGGGTTGAGCCACCAGGAGGTGGCCGAGCATTTGAAAATCCCTCTGGGTACAGCGAAATCCAGAATCAGGGACGGATTGGTCAGTCTTCGGACGGTATTGGGGGAACAGTGGTAG
- a CDS encoding anti-sigma factor domain-containing protein, with protein sequence MVDNSAEGRDQGGDVHSDAALYAVDALEVEEARAFEAHLTICSRCQEEVDSFRVTAEGLAEAVAVEPPAELKTQVLGAVHRESRRGTDSGRAPTGQTAAEPEPGSQARVFPLGTARPRRSRWLLAAAAVILVPGLALGGWSLGHQAGQDSQQVTADQQHQQQQQQRQDELLTAPDVAVKHVSKDGASATVVTSRERTAAMFVGSNFTDPGHGKQYQLWLMKDGAPVPDTTFNGGDSSVWLTGDVRDAEAVAVTVEPEGGSQTPTSDVMMAAEI encoded by the coding sequence GTGGTAGATAACAGTGCAGAGGGGCGTGATCAGGGCGGCGACGTCCATTCGGACGCTGCACTTTATGCTGTTGACGCCCTCGAGGTAGAAGAAGCACGTGCTTTCGAAGCCCACTTGACCATTTGCTCTCGGTGTCAGGAAGAGGTCGACTCTTTCCGCGTGACCGCCGAAGGGCTTGCGGAAGCCGTGGCGGTAGAACCACCAGCAGAGCTGAAAACGCAGGTGCTCGGCGCTGTTCACCGCGAATCACGACGAGGCACTGATAGCGGGCGGGCACCGACGGGCCAGACCGCTGCCGAACCCGAGCCCGGTTCACAAGCCAGAGTGTTTCCGCTCGGGACGGCGAGGCCTCGCCGCAGCCGCTGGCTTCTTGCCGCGGCCGCAGTCATTCTGGTGCCTGGTCTGGCGTTGGGAGGTTGGAGCCTAGGTCATCAAGCCGGCCAGGACAGCCAGCAGGTGACCGCAGACCAACAGCATCAGCAACAACAGCAGCAACGCCAGGACGAACTACTGACCGCACCGGATGTGGCCGTCAAACACGTGAGTAAGGACGGGGCCTCCGCGACGGTGGTTACTTCCCGCGAACGAACCGCCGCAATGTTTGTCGGTTCGAATTTCACCGATCCAGGACACGGCAAGCAGTATCAGCTCTGGCTGATGAAAGATGGGGCTCCCGTCCCGGACACGACCTTCAACGGTGGCGACTCCAGCGTTTGGCTGACCGGCGATGTTCGCGACGCCGAAGCCGTGGCGGTGACGGTTGAACCTGAGGGAGGGTCTCAGACCCCGACCAGCGACGTGATGATGGCCGCCGAAATCTAG
- a CDS encoding FAD/NAD(P)-binding domain-containing protein, with protein sequence MGRTQRIVVIGAGPRGLSTVERLAAHAASRSDKNVEVHLVDPFPPGPGHVWRTDQSRLFLMNTPSFFPTVVPTDVTVTSAPSDGSYPRPISAVRGLSFEEWRARVTADSSFPLIGLSDGDLAEVHALTREGFPSRKLYGTYLSDIFARLRAGLPKTMSLNYHPQEAVRIAYGEQNTGRPYLVELGDGVVLSAHCVVLALGHTDAKLRDDQQDLMEFAASRRLHYWPPAIPADVRWAALPEGEDVLIRGMGLNFHDVLAQLTEGRGGTFEVDGDHPHRLTYQPSGREPKIWAGSRRGTPYRAKAVLDSYYPRSTQNKFFTRDYVDRTQQRAQSEGREIDFEVDYWPLIRRDAQWNYYRTLVRTEPDAIHGDPFEFLAQVEAILSDTEHSSWWSRLDRLVTDRVAPNLILAPERLSRPFEGQSFDSHEEYAAAVVHFLDRDVAASFLGEDSPIKMAIGSMNQARAIVKYAVQDHGISDESWIRGLERKFGGLVEGLASGPPVLRIQQMAALARAGVVRFLGPDPVFGADENAGCFIASSPWVRGEPVHADWLVEALAPANDVRVSTSPLLGRLFEDGFARPWQMHLADSPAPVPSKGLEVTESPHRLVRASGETEAGIFVLGLQLSSTQWGTAIAAEADAELRFGSSTVADSNEVARAVLG encoded by the coding sequence TCCGGGGCCGGGGCACGTGTGGCGCACAGACCAGTCGAGACTCTTTCTGATGAACACCCCGTCATTTTTCCCGACGGTCGTTCCCACGGACGTCACGGTCACGTCCGCTCCTTCCGACGGATCCTATCCTCGCCCCATTTCTGCGGTGCGGGGCCTCAGCTTCGAAGAGTGGCGAGCCCGGGTCACCGCCGATTCCTCTTTCCCGCTCATCGGCCTCTCCGACGGAGACCTGGCCGAGGTCCATGCTCTGACACGCGAAGGATTCCCGTCTCGGAAGCTCTACGGCACTTATCTTTCGGATATTTTTGCTCGCCTCCGGGCCGGATTGCCGAAAACCATGAGCTTGAACTATCACCCCCAGGAGGCCGTGCGTATCGCATATGGGGAGCAAAATACGGGACGACCTTATCTCGTTGAACTGGGCGACGGTGTCGTCTTGTCAGCTCATTGCGTCGTTCTGGCACTGGGGCACACCGATGCCAAATTGCGTGATGACCAGCAGGACCTCATGGAATTCGCCGCGAGCAGGCGGTTGCACTATTGGCCGCCTGCGATTCCGGCGGACGTTCGGTGGGCCGCTCTCCCGGAAGGGGAGGATGTGCTGATTCGTGGCATGGGGCTGAACTTCCATGACGTGCTCGCTCAGCTGACCGAAGGGCGCGGAGGAACATTCGAGGTCGACGGGGACCACCCGCATCGCCTCACATATCAACCGAGCGGCCGTGAGCCCAAGATCTGGGCCGGATCCCGCCGTGGGACTCCCTACCGGGCCAAAGCCGTTTTGGATTCCTACTATCCGCGGTCCACGCAAAACAAGTTCTTCACCAGAGACTATGTGGACAGAACCCAGCAAAGGGCGCAGTCCGAAGGGAGGGAAATCGACTTCGAGGTCGACTACTGGCCGCTGATTCGGAGGGATGCCCAATGGAATTACTACCGAACCCTTGTCCGTACCGAGCCAGATGCGATTCACGGCGACCCATTCGAATTTCTCGCCCAAGTCGAGGCGATCTTGTCGGACACCGAACATAGCTCATGGTGGAGCCGTCTGGACCGCTTGGTCACGGACCGGGTTGCCCCGAATCTGATCTTGGCTCCGGAGCGCCTTTCGAGGCCGTTCGAGGGCCAGAGTTTCGACTCTCACGAGGAATATGCCGCGGCCGTGGTTCATTTCTTGGATCGCGACGTCGCCGCCTCCTTCTTGGGCGAAGACAGTCCTATCAAAATGGCTATTGGGTCGATGAATCAGGCACGCGCCATAGTGAAATACGCCGTTCAGGATCATGGAATTTCTGATGAGTCATGGATCCGTGGACTCGAACGCAAATTCGGTGGATTGGTCGAGGGCCTTGCTTCCGGTCCGCCAGTGCTCAGAATCCAACAGATGGCGGCGTTGGCACGGGCCGGCGTCGTACGTTTTCTGGGGCCGGACCCTGTTTTCGGCGCGGACGAGAATGCAGGATGTTTCATCGCATCATCCCCCTGGGTGCGAGGCGAACCGGTCCACGCTGATTGGCTCGTCGAGGCCCTGGCACCGGCCAACGACGTTCGGGTGAGTACGTCACCTTTGCTCGGGCGTCTTTTCGAGGACGGGTTTGCACGGCCGTGGCAGATGCACCTGGCCGATTCCCCGGCCCCGGTGCCTTCGAAAGGCCTGGAGGTCACAGAATCGCCTCACCGACTCGTCAGGGCTTCCGGCGAAACCGAGGCCGGAATCTTCGTTCTGGGGCTACAACTGTCTTCGACGCAATGGGGGACTGCTATTGCGGCGGAGGCGGACGCAGAGCTCAGATTCGGTTCCAGTACCGTTGCCGATTCCAACGAGGTCGCCAGGGCAGTCCTGGGGTAG